The following is a genomic window from Burkholderiaceae bacterium.
GATCTCGCGCGGCGAGATCGACGGCTACACCGAGTTCGTCAAGATCTACGGCGCCAAGGGCCTGGCCTGGATCAAGGTTAACGAGGTGGCCAAGGGTCGCGAGGGCTTGCAGTCGCCCATCGTCAAGAACATCCACGACGCGGCGCTGGCCGAAATCATCCGCCGCACCGGCGCGCAGGACGGCGACGCGCTGTTCTTCGGCGCCGACAAGGCCAAGATCGTCAACGACGCCATCGGCGCGCTGCGCCTGAAGATCGGCCACAGCGAATTCGGCAAGAAAAGCGGCCTGTTCGAGGACCGCTGGGCGCCGCTGTGGGTGGTTGACTTTCCGATGTTCGAGCACGACGAGGAAGACGACCGCTGGGTGGCCGTGCACCACCCTTTCACTTCCCCCAAGGACGGCCACGAGAACCTGATGGACACCGACCCTGGCAAATGCATCGCCAAGGCCTACGACATGGTGCTCAACGGCTGGGAGCTGGGTGGCGGCTCGGTGCGCATCCACCGCGCCGAGGTGCAGAGCAAGGTGTTTGCCGCGCTCAAGATCGGCCCCGAGGACGCGCGTGCCAAGTTCGGCTACCTGCTCGATGCGCTGCAGTACGGCGCGCCCCCGCATGGCGGCCTGGCCTTCGGCCTGGACCGGCTGATCACCCTGATGACCGGCGCCGAATCCATCCGCGACGTGATCGCCTTCCCCAAGACCCAGCGCGCGCAGGACCTGCTGACGCAGGCGCCTTCGCCCGTGGACGAAAAGCAGCTGCGCGAGCTGCACATCCGGCTGCGCAACCCCGCCGCGGCGTAGCCGAGCCCGCGTCGCGCCCCTGGCCTTGGGGCGTGGCCGCGGTGTGGCCGGAAAGCCTCTGCTACGATGAATTCTTTGTCAAGGAGGTCCCCTGATGTCCAACCTGTCCGAGATGGCCGACACCGCCGTGGAAGCCAAGGAAGAGCTTGCCGCCAACCTGCGCCGCGTGATTTCCGACGCCGAGGATTTGCTGGCCGCCACCGCCGGTGACAGCGACAGCCGCATCACCGAGCTGCGCGCGCGCGCCAAGCAGAACCTGGCGGTGGCGCGCGAGAAGCTGGCCGACGCTGACGCCGCCCTGCGCGCGGGCGCCCGCCGCGCGATGAACGCCACCGACGACTACGTGCACGAGAACCCCTGGTCCTCCATCGGCGCCGCGGCCGCCGTCGGCATGCTGATCGGCGTGCTGCTGGGCCGTCGTTGAGCCGGGCACGCGGACCCAAGGCTTCGGCGGGCGCGGCGTGAGCGCAGGCACCGAAGGCACCCTGGCGCGGGTGCGCCAGTTGCTGGCCGACGCGGTCGAGCTCGTCCAGGTGCGGCTGGAGCTGCTCAGCCTGGAGGCGCGCGAGGACATCGGCCAGCTGCTGGCGCTGGGCCTGCAGGCCGCACTGGCGGTGGTGCTGCTCAGCTTCGGCCTGATCTTCCTGGCGCTGTTTCTCACCGTCCTGCTGTGGGACAGCCAGCGCCTGCTGGCCCTGGGCATCTTCACCACCGCCTTCCTGGGCGGCGGCGCGGTGCTGGCCTTGCTGGCCTGGCAGCGCCTGCGCCGCGGGCTGCGCCTGTTCCGCTCCAGCATCCAGGAGCTGCAGGCCGACCGGGAGCGGCTGCGTTCATGACCGACGGCACCTCCCATGCCCGTGCGCGCGAGCGGGCCGCCCGGCGCGAGCACCTGCTGCTGCGCTCGGCCCAGCTGCGCGAGCAGATCGGCGCGCGCGCCCAGGTGTTGCGCCCGGCCTTTCGCGCCGTCGACCGGGTGCGTGGCGGCGCGCGGGCGGTGCGCAGCCAGCGCAGCTGGGTGCTGCTGGGCGCCGCCGCCCTGGCCGGCGCGGCGCTGGTGCGCCCGCGCCTGGTGATGGGCCTGGGCGCGCGCGCCTGGGCCGGCTGGCAGGCGTACCGGCGCGTGCAGCCCGTCGCGCGCGCGCTGCTGCGTCAGTTGATGTGATCCAGCGAGGGCCCGCGCCATCATGCCGCAGCCCAAGACCACGCCCAGGCCCTACAAGATTCCCCAGTCGGTGCTGGTGGTGATCCACACCGCCGCGCTGGACGTGCTGCTGCTGCGCCGCGCCGACATCGAGGCCGAGTTCTGGCAGTCGGTCACCGGCAGCAAGGACTGCGAGGACGAACCCCTCGCCCAGACGGCGGTGCGCGAGGTGCGCGAGGAGACGGGGCTGGATGCCACCGCGCCGGGCTGCGCGCTGACCGACTGGAACCTGGAAAACGTCTACGACATCTACCCGCGCTGGCGTGCGCGCTACGCGCCGGGCGTGACGCGCAACGTCGAGCACGTGTTCGGCCTGCGCGTGCCCGCCGGCGCGGCGGTGCAGCTGAATGCGCGCGAGCACACGGACTACGTGTGGCTGCCCTGGCGCGCGGCGGCCGACCGCTGCTATTCCTACACCAACGCCGAGGCCTGCCTGCTGCTGCCGCGCTTCGCCCAGGGGGCGGCGCCATGATCGAGGCCCCGTCCGGCGACATCCTGGGGCCGCAGCGCCTGCGCGTGGCCACCTACAACATCCACAAGGGCGTGCAGGGCATCGGGCCGGCGCGCCGCCTGGAGATCCACAACCTGGCGCTGGCCGTCGACAGCCTGGACGCCGACATCGTCTGCCTGCAGGAGGTGCGCGCCGAGAACCGCCGCGAGGCGCAGTACTTCGAGCGCTGGCCGGCGCTGCCGCAGGCCGATTTTCTGGCGCCGCTGGGCTACGAGGCGGCCTACCACACCAACGCCGTCACCAGGGACGGCGAGCACGGCAACGCGCTGCTCACGCGCTGGCCCATCATCCACGTGCGGCACGAGAACATGTCCGACCACCGCTTCGAGCAGCGCGGCCTGCTGCACGCCGAGCTGCGCGTGCTGGGCGCGCCGCTGCACGTCATCGTGGTGCACTTCGGCCTGATTCCGGCCAGCCGCCTGCGCCAGGCGCTGCAGCTGCGCCGCTACATCGCGCGCGAGGTGCCGCTGGACGAGGCCTTGCTGGTGGCGGGCGACTTCAACGACTGGGGCACGCGCGTGCAGCGCCTGCTGCGCGTGGACGCGCTCAAGGGCTTCGAGGGCGAGCGCACGCTGACCTACCCCTCGCGCTTTCCGGTG
Proteins encoded in this region:
- a CDS encoding DUF883 family protein — protein: MADTAVEAKEELAANLRRVISDAEDLLAATAGDSDSRITELRARAKQNLAVAREKLADADAALRAGARRAMNATDDYVHENPWSSIGAAAAVGMLIGVLLGRR
- a CDS encoding phage holin family protein; this translates as MSAGTEGTLARVRQLLADAVELVQVRLELLSLEAREDIGQLLALGLQAALAVVLLSFGLIFLALFLTVLLWDSQRLLALGIFTTAFLGGGAVLALLAWQRLRRGLRLFRSSIQELQADRERLRS
- the nudB gene encoding dihydroneopterin triphosphate diphosphatase is translated as MPQPKTTPRPYKIPQSVLVVIHTAALDVLLLRRADIEAEFWQSVTGSKDCEDEPLAQTAVREVREETGLDATAPGCALTDWNLENVYDIYPRWRARYAPGVTRNVEHVFGLRVPAGAAVQLNAREHTDYVWLPWRAAADRCYSYTNAEACLLLPRFAQGAAP
- a CDS encoding endonuclease/exonuclease/phosphatase family protein produces the protein MIEAPSGDILGPQRLRVATYNIHKGVQGIGPARRLEIHNLALAVDSLDADIVCLQEVRAENRREAQYFERWPALPQADFLAPLGYEAAYHTNAVTRDGEHGNALLTRWPIIHVRHENMSDHRFEQRGLLHAELRVLGAPLHVIVVHFGLIPASRLRQALQLRRYIAREVPLDEALLVAGDFNDWGTRVQRLLRVDALKGFEGERTLTYPSRFPVAQLDHIYARGMLPLSLQAPRGRVWRRMSDHLPLIAEFQLAAHV